DNA sequence from the Prolixibacter sp. SD074 genome:
ATTACCTTAATAAGCATTCGTTGACGGTAACCATTACAGCCCCCGGCTTTGTAGTTTTTGACAATTCATCCAACCGCGAAGGAAAGAGTTCGGACTCTCCCTGATTATAAGGCTTGAAGTTGATTCCTCTCATTCCCTAAGATACTAAATGTCAGACATGCAATCAAACAGACAGGAAGCTATATGACTGACTTTCAACAAATAAAAAGGAAGCCCGTTTTCGGACACCCTCCTTTAGTATTCGTAATAAACTCAATTAATACAGATTAAAGAACACACTCCAAAACCAATAAAACTGAATATTGAAATTTTATTCGCAGTAAAAAAATTAGAACAAATCTATTGCTAATTGTATTGATGCCTCATTTAAGGCAGCGTTAAACCCTAATTCTAAATACCTCTGAGTGGACGTTCCCACAACGCGGTCGTTCCCGTAAAGCACGGTTGACCAAGATAAACTCATAAATGGAAATTGATAAGCAGCTGTCAAATCCACGATATGATTGGTTTCCTTCGCCTTGTAGTTAAAATAGTCAACCTTAGGCAATCCGGAAAAATTGTCGATGTCAACCAGTGTCAAACTATAATTTTTATTTGTATATTTTGCTATACCTGTTACCTCAGTATAACTCCCGTCAATACTTAACCCGCCCCAACCATATAAAGAAAAATGGTTACTGAAGTATCCAACTGAGGTACCGGTCATTAAGCCATTGGTTACCTTGAGGCCGCGCCAGTAATGCATCGTTTTTACCTGAACGTGAACATTGAATCCATCCTGGCCTTTGCTCCAAGTGTCAAAAACAATAATAGAATGATGAACACTAATTGTTTTTTCTCTTTCATAATTCGCGGATTAGAGTTGAAGGAAAATTACAGCGGCTATTATTGCCCCTAGAATAGGACCAATAACAGGAATCCATGAATATCCCCAGTCTGCATCACGTTTTTCGTGGAATGGGAGAACGGCATAAGCAATCCGGGGCCCCAAATCTCGGGCCGGATTTATAGCATAACCAGTTGTCCCGCCTAAAGAAATACCGATACCCATAACAACGAGAGCTACGGGAAGCGCCCCGATAGAACCTAATCCGATAACAGCGCCTTTAATATTTGAGGCGGCAAAAGAAGGCCCTGCAATATAAAGTACGAGCAAGACCAAAACAAAAGTTCCGATAATCTCTGAAAACAGGTTCGAACGTGTCTTTCGGATAGCAGGACCTGTACAGAAAACCCCCAAATGAAGATTCAGATCTTCAGTCCTGTTAAAGTGTTGTTTGAAGAAAAGGTAGACAACCACGCCTCCGGTAAAACCTCCGAGAAGCTGTGCTGCGATATAACCAGGCACCATGCTCCATGGAAATAGTCCGGCAGTTGCCAATCCAATAGTAACAGCCGGATTGATGTGAGCGCCAGAATGAGGTCCGGCCACAATAACCCCCATAAATACGGCTAATCCCCATCCTATTGTAATGGTTAACCAACCGGCTCCTTCGCTTTTCGTGCCTCTGAGTACAGTATTGGCAACAACACCGTCACCAAGAAGGATGAGTATAAAAGTACCCAGAAATTCATATATATATGCGATATTCATAATTCCAATTGCTAAAAAATAAAATAAAAGAACTTAACAAACCCAAGATTTAGCTCTTGAAACAGCATCTTTCCATTTGGCGATCTGCTTTTCAGCTTTTACCTTATCCATTTCAGGAGTAAAGCGTTTGTCAATCTGCCACTGTTGCTTGATTTCATCAACATTTTCCCAGAAACCAGTAGCCAAACCAGCCAGATAGGCAGCACCTAAAGCAGTTGTCTCTGTAATCATAGGCCTTTCAACGGGCTTATCGAGGATATCCGACTGAAACTGCATGAGCAAATTATTATTCGAAGCTCCGCCATCCACTCTGATCTCAGTATAATCCATCGCGGTGTCTTTTCTCATAGCCTCTAACACGTCAAGGGTCTGGAAAGCAATACCTTCAAGCGCTGCACGTGCAATATGTCCTCGGTTGGTACCTCTACTGATACCCACCATCGTTCCCCTGGCGTATTGATCCCAGTGAGGGGCGCCCATGCCGGTAAACGCTGGCACGAAGAAAACATCACCATTGTCTTCCACCGTTTTCGCTAAAGCCTCAACGTCGGAAGAGGTATTAATAATGCGCAATCCGTCACGCAGCCATTGTACAACTGCGCCACCAATAAAAATACTACCCTCGAGTGCATACGTTACTTTCCCATTGATTTTCCAGGCAATGGTCGTGACGAGTTTATTTTTAGAATAGAACGGTTTATCGCCCGTATTGAGAAGGATAAAGCAACCGGTGCCGTAAGTGTTCTTTACCATACCTTCTTCGATACACATTTGTCCGAACATAGCAGCTTGCTGGTCTCCGGCAATACCGGCAATCGGCACCTTATGGGCAAAGAACGTAGTGTTTGAGTAATCATAAATTTCGCTGGAAGACTTAACCTCAGGGAGCATTGATTTGGGAATATTTAATAATTCCAATAACTCTTCATCCCACTCAAGTGTATTGATATTAAACAGCATTGTTCGACTGGCGTTCGTGACATCTGTAATATGTGTGCGTCCTTCAGTTAAGTTCCATACTAACCACGAATCAACAGTACCAAAAGCTAATTCTCCTTTTTCAGCCTTCTCTCTTACTCCATCTACGTTGTCAAGAATCCATTTTACTTTTGTCCCGCTAAAATAGGCATCCGGAATCAAACCCGTTTTTTCACGGATCATATCCGTAAGGCCTTTCTCTTTCAATTCATCACAAAACTTTGATGTTCTGCGATCCTGCCAAACGATAGCGTTATAGACGGCTGCACCTGTCTTTCGATCCCACACAATCGTCGTTTCCCGCTGATTGGTAATACCAATACCAGAAACAGCCTTGCCGTTTATGCCCAATTTTGACATGGCCTCGGCAGCAACTGACACTTGAGAAGACCAGATTTCCATCGGATCATGCTCAACCCATCCTGTTTCCGGAAAAATTTGTGCAAATTCCTTTTGCGCTGAAGATTTAATCTCTCCATTGTGATTAAATAATATGGCCCTGGAGCTTGTAGTCCCCTGATCTAAAGCCAAAATGTACGTTTCCATAGTTGTGATTTTTAGTAATATTGAAATTTAGTCGTATTGATATATAAGTCCGGTTGAAGAACTACATTAGTTTAAAATGTAGTTCTCGGTTGTTTTCTGATAGCTTTTTATCTGATCCTTCTGCCATTCCTCAGTTTTTCCCATCTCCCGGGCCATAATTCTGGCGACTTCCGGTGCAATCTTCAAACTTTCCCGGGCATCAAGAAGTTGCGCCCGTATTCTTCTTGCCAGAAAATCTTCAATGTTGCAAACCATTTCATTTCTAATGCTCCAAACTACCTGTGCCTTAAGAACATCCAATTTCCGGCTTAAAGGTTGGCTTAACGCTTCATCGCTGGCCGCAATAGACATAACACCATCTTTGTCTGTTCCATAAAAATATAGCGGATCGTTCAAATCAATATCCTTTTTATACCCGTGAATTTTGAGATATCTCGTTTTAGTTCCGATATGCTTCCATTTCTTTTCTTTTTCGGCGCGATCCACTAAATCTTCTCCCATTTTTCGATAAGTAGTCCATTTCCCACCAATAATTGTTAACAGACCGGATTCCGACACGAATATTTTGTGGCTTCTGGATATTTCTTTCGTTTTGCTGCCCTCTTTTTTTGGTGCAGCAAGCGGCCGCAATCCAGCGAAAACACTCAATACGTCCGAACGTTTGGGTGCCTTAACAAGATATCGTCCGGCGGTATTCAGAATAAAGTCAATCTCTTTATCCAGCGCTTTAGGCTCCAACGATGCTTCTTTGAGAGGAGTGTCGGTTGTTCCTACTACAATTTTTCCGTGCCAAGGCACTGCAAAAAGAACACGCCCGTCATCTGTCTTAGGGATCATGATGGCGTCATTCCCGGGAAGGAAAGACCTGTCAAGCATCAAATGCACCCCTTGACTCGGCACAACTGTTTTCCTACTTCCGGGCTTATCCATTTGCAAGATATCGTCAGCAAAAACACCGGTAGCATTAATGATATTCTTCCCTGAAACCTTAAATGTATCGAGTGTCTCTTCGTCCCTTACTTCAACACCGTTCAAATTTCCGTCCTGATCCTTCGTCAATCCCGTTACAGTGGTGTAATTCAACACAACAGCCCCATGCTCAACAGCTGTTTGCAATGAATTTATAGCCAGTCGCGAATCATCGAATTGTCCGTCATGATAAACAACACCAGCCGTCAACTTTACAGGATTAAACGTAGAAATCCGTTTTAATGCTTTCTTTTTCGAAATCCTTGTCGAACGACCAAGACTAAGACTCCCCGCCATCAGGTCATATAATATCAGACCAATAGTATACTGAATCTCGTCCCATAATCCGGCAGTTGGAATAATGAACGATTGGTTTTTAACAAGATGCGGCGCATTTTTTCTCAACAATCCACGCTCAATGCAAGCTTCACGCACAAGGGCCACATCCCCCTGCGCCAAATAACGAACACCTCCATGCACCAGTTTCGTACTTTTACTGGAAGTAGATTTGGTAAAATCCGACTGCTCAAAAAGAGCAACAGTATACCCTCTCGCCGAGGCTTCCAAGGCTATTCCTATTCCTGTTGCACCCCCTCCGACGACGATAAAATCATAGTCCTTATGATTTTTGTGAAGTGCTTCTATCATTTCGTTGCGTTTCATACCCACAGCTGATTTATAAGGTTTGATATATATTTCATTGAGACAATAATAAACGTTTTACGAAAGAATTCGATAGGTAACGAAACCATAATTTACATGTTTCAAAACACAAGCAGCCTACATATCTAGTATTTACGCGAAAAACAGCGGTTTTCTGACGTTCTACACCTTAACAATAAACATCATTTCGAAAGATAACGAAATCCACAATGAAATAATTTCGGACGAGACACTTTCGTCCATCTGAATATGATTCCGTATATTTGTTAATATTAAAATCAGGAAGAAATGGCCATAAGTATTGCTGAAAGACATCAGTATATCCTCAAGAAGCTAAACGAAAATGGCTTTGTTAATGTAATGGACTTAAGTAAAGAATTAGAAGTTTCGTTTGTTACCATTCGAAAAGATCTAAAAGCACTTGAAGAACGAAACTTACTTTTTCGAACGCATGGCAGTGCAACACTGATAAATCCATACATCAACGAAAAGCCGGTCAATGAAAAAGAGAAAATTCATGCAAACGAGAAACAAAAAATTGCCAAAGCAGCGATAACGTTAATCAACAACCTGGACACAATCATTATTGCGTCAGGAACAACTGTTATTGAGTTTGCACGTCAGATACTCAACCTACAATACGACCTTACAGTTCTGTCTGCCTCGCTGGATGCATCTCTTATTTTAGGTCATTATTCACAAATTGAAATAATTCAACTTGGAGGCAATATAAGAAAGAGTTCATCTTCCGTTATTGGCCCTTTTGCTGAAAAAATGCTTTCTGAATTTTCTTGCAACAAACTTTTTATGGGAGTTGATGGCATCGATTTATCACATGGATTTACGACGACATCTGCAATGGAGGCATCCCTGAATCAAAAAATGATAACAGCTGCACAAAAAATAATTGTACTGGCCGATTCGTCGAAATTTGGGCGCAGGGGTTTTGGGCGAATATGTGGTTTGGATAAAGTCGATATTGTAATCACGGATAAATCGGCTGATGAAAAATTCAAAAAAGGGCTTGAAGATCAAGGAATACAAGTATTGGCCGTTTAACAATTTAATCGCATCAATGCCTCGTCACCCTTCTTTCATCGAAAGTTGATTTTCATCAGGTAACGACTTGATTCAATACTAATTCCGGCTAACTTAATTCATCAGAATTGTAACTTTTCACCATATCGCGCATGTTGTAGGTCGAAGCCATCGATTCGCCGTAAGCCCCGGCGGAATGCAACGCGACCAAATCACCTCGTTTGGAATGAGGCAAAAAGGTTCCCCTGGAAAATGTGTCGGACGATTCGCAAACCGGGCCAACCACATCGTACTTCACCAGTTCCCCGCTAGAGGCCAGGTTAGTTGCCTTATGATTTGCTTTGTAAAGAGCCGGACGAATTAATTCCGTCATTCCGGCATCCAGAATCATGAATTGCGTTTCCAACCCCTGTTTCACGTAAAGTACGCGCGAAATCAGATGTCCGCATTGTGCCACCAGCGACCGGCCCAACTCGAAATGGAGTTGCTGTCCGGGCTGTAACTCCAGGTTATCGTGAAATGCCTTAAAGTAGGATTTGAAATCCGGAATTGGCTCCTTTTCAGGATTTTCATAATTAATGCCGAGCCCTCCTCCCATATTGATGTGCTGTAAGTGGAAGCCGTTTTCGACAAACCATTCCTGAATCTTGTTCACCTTCAGCGAAAGCTGCCCGAATACTGAGATATCAGTAATCTGCGAACCAATATGAAAGTGAATTCCGGTTAACCGGATATTTTTCAGCGAGCGCAGCCGACGTCCAACCTCATCAAAATCCCAGTGATTGATCCCGAACTTATTATCTTTTAATCCGGTTGTGATGTACTCATGCGTTTGCGGGTCCACATCGGGATTGATGCGGACAGCCACCGGCGCCACTTTACCAACTTCACCAGCCAGCTCGTCAATCACCTCGATTTCCGGAATTGATTCGCAATTAAAACTGAAAATATCGTTTTTGAGTGCCGTGCGAATCTCTTTATCGCTTTTACCAACGCCGGCAAAAGCTACTTTTTCACGCGGGATTCCGATTTCAATCGCTTTAGTCACCTCATTGCCACTCACACAGTCGGCCCCCATGCCGGCATCGCGGATTACTCCCAGCAAAGCATCATTAGCATTGGCCTTCATAGCGTAATGCACAATGTAACCATACTTAGTGCTTTCCTGTTTTACTTCGTCGAGGGTCCGGCGCAACAAATCAAAATCATAAAAATAGAAAGGCGTTTCGAGCGCCTTAAATTTTTCAATAAACCGGTTGTCTATCATCGAATATTATACGTTTAAAACTTTATCACTAAGTGCTTCCAGGGTCGCTTGTTTGTCGCGGGTATTTACGAGCACCGAAATATTGTGTCGGCTCCCTCCGTAGGAAATCATCCGGACGGAAATGCCTTCAAGTGCTTTAAACACGCGTGCCGCATAGCCTTTCTCGCCAGCCACAATGTCTCCAACAATACAAACAATGGTTTGTTTCTCGTCGACAATAACTTCGCCGTACTCCCTCAACTCCTTCAGAATTTCATGCAAATGATGGTCGTTATCGATGGTCAGCGAAACAGCCACCTCCGAGGTGGTGATCATATCGATGGGCGTTTTGAAAAACTCGAAGATTTCAAAAACATTTTTCAGAAAACCATAGGCATTCAGCATTCGTCCGGAGCGAATCTTAATCGCTGTAATACCGTCCTTAGCGGCCACAGCTTTAATTCCGGGGCCACTCGATTCAGCTGTAATCAGTGTTCCCTGGCTTTCAGGTGCCATGGTATTCTTCAGGCGAACCGGAATATTATTGATCATCGCAGGATGAATGGTCTGCGGATGCAAAATTTTTGCACCGAAATAGGCCAGCTCGGCGGCTTCGTTAAACGACAGAAAGTCTACCCGATGTGTATTTTCAACAAAACGCGGATCGTTATTGTGGAAGCCATCGATATCCGTCCAAATCTGAACCTCTTCACTCTTAATTGCAGCGCCAATCAGCGATGCTGAGTAGTCTGAACCTCCACGCTGCAAGTTGTCAATCTCTCCCTCCGGGTTCCGACAGATGAACCCTTGAGTTATATAGTAGTCAGCCTTGGGAGAATTTTCCATCAGCTCAGCGAGATGGGTTCGGATATAAGTTGTATCAGGGGATTTATCTTTATCAATTTTCATAAAATCGAGCGCCGGCAAACAACAGGCGTTGTACCCATTTTCCTGCATCAGAATAGTAAACAAATTAGTCGAAAGGAGCTCACCCTGAGCCAGAATCGTCCGTTCACCCACTTCGTTGAAATCGCCTAAGGTAAACGATTTTAGTTTTTCAAAATGCGTCTCAAGAATCTTTTTCCCTTTTTCCTTATTCTCATTCTTCCCGAACAGGTCATAAACAACGTTGTAATATTTCTTTTCGAGTCCGCTGATAACGCCCAACGCTGCCTCCTTATTCCGTTTATACAAATAGTCGGAAATTTCGACAAGAGTGTTGGTTGTTCCCGACATGGCCGACAAAACAACTACTTTGCGATCACCATCGGCGATAATCTTCATCACCGCCCGCATGTTTTCAACGGAACCTACCGAGGTTCCTCCAAATTTCAAGACTTTCATTGGTCAATCCTCTTTAACCGTTTAACCTGTTGCAATTTTAAAAAGCAAAACTACAAATTAATCAAAGGAAAAATGGATTAGAAAAAGGAGGTAACGAAAAATTCACTTACGAATCGTAAGTAAAAGCTGTTTTTCTCCGAAATATTTCAACTTCTCAGCTAAATAATTCAGAAATACCTACTAACGGAGCAGGCCGTGGAACAATTTCGCGAAGACGGACAATTGGTTTATGATGTCCCGATAGAATAAAACCAGGAGAAGCGGTTGGGTATTTCGCCCAGGGAATGAATGACAGTCGAGAACTTCATTTATTTCCGGTGGCATTTACAGTTTTCGTAATTAAAAACAGGAGCGGCATACAAGCTAAGCCAAAGCATTTTGGCCTCCTCCCGGACCTCATTAACAAGTTCGAGCCGTTCATGTATCAATTTGTTAAACTTTTCCAACTCCTCAACCGTGTACATGTCCGAATATTTTTTTGTTTTATAAAAAATATCATAGGCAATGTAATTGTTAGGCCACAATTTATAATTCCTGTAAATCTCACTATCAATGTATTCCGCAAGTTCATTCAACGACTGGTTAACATTTTCAGCCTTTGCAATGTCCTCAAGCAGTTCAGCAACCGGTTTTCCAAACTGAAGATGTATCCTCCCTTTTTGATTCTTCAACCCACTGACCATGCTCCATAAATCGTCTCTTTCGGTTTTTGTAAAAGTTGCATCAGATTGGCGTTTCAGTAATTCTGCTACTTTTTCGTTACCACAGGGTTCAATTTCATAAGAAATGGACAAAGGGACTAGGTTCAGTTCCCGGAAACCGGCATCAAAATCAGCCTGATTTGACATGTTCAGCATCTTCAAAACCGAGACCTGCGTTTGATCGTTCCCATCTTTGGTACGTCCTTCGCGCTGCGAAATCCAAACAGAGTCCCCCCGATGCTTTGCAAGATAACGTATGTATTCGGACAATCTCTGGGATTCATGCTGACGCTGCTTCAGTGTTGTATTCCGTGCAACAACAAAAGCACGATTCAATTTGAACATGTCAATTATCCATTGATAAATCAACAGATTGCTCCCAATCGCGATCTCCGTAGTATTTAACCCAACCCGCTTGATTTCAATATTCATTAAAGCCGCATCCAGGATGATGTCCCGGTGGTTGGAAATGAAGACATAACTCTGATCCGGTTCTATGTATTCCAGGCCTCCGATGGTTACACCATCAGTACTCTCACTAATAATTTGATTCAGATAAGGAACGACAAAGTTCGTCTGAAAATCATTAATGGTATTTGTTTTCAGGAGTGCAGCTTTAACCCTTTCAACGTACTCACGTTCTTTGTAAAGATTCATCAACACCTTATCAAATATGGGATCTTTCACTAGCCGCTTCATCACTTCAGCAACTTCTTCGTCGCGATAGGGCCTGATATCTTCAAATTTTTTTTCGAACTGCATTTGTGCAAGCATGTTAAATAAAAAGCAATTCAACAAAGGTAGGAATAATGTGCAAATATACCACACCAGGTCAATTGCCCGTACGATCAAGCCATCAAATGAATTGCCAGGCCGATTAAGTAAAGACGATCCCTTCCTATCCCTCTCACCCGTCCGTACCATAAAGAAATGAAGTACTTATCATCCTGATTGCAGTTGCAATAAGCAAATTATAAACGCTGTTTAGCATTCGGAATAAGAGATCATAGGCCATTCAGGCGCACTCGCAACAATGCACGCACATCAATCCGTGAGTTTCCCATGGTCATATCATTTCCCGAGCCCCATGTTTCTACTCCTGGCCGCAAACTGTAACCGCCTTTCAGGTAAAAAGTAAAAGTGCGCGAAGGTTCCCATTTCAGGTTCATGTATACACGGTGCCCCTTTCCGTAAAAAGCAGGAATGTAAAAATGATATAAAACATCATTTTCGTAGGCATAAATTCGCGAGTTATATCCATCAGTATGATACCATGCATAACGAATCCAGCACCCTGTTTTCAATTTACTCAAATGAAAAACCACATCAAGAAAAGCCAGCAAGCCTGTTTCCGTCTCATCTCCCTTTTTGTATCCCGCATATTCTATTCGATTTCTCAACGTAACCGATTCCGACAAATCCCAATCGGTATGCAATCGCAGCCGGGCGGTCGTTTCATCCGCATCGGTTGCAACGGTACCCTCGTTAGAAACTTTA
Encoded proteins:
- a CDS encoding MIP/aquaporin family protein, which encodes MNIAYIYEFLGTFILILLGDGVVANTVLRGTKSEGAGWLTITIGWGLAVFMGVIVAGPHSGAHINPAVTIGLATAGLFPWSMVPGYIAAQLLGGFTGGVVVYLFFKQHFNRTEDLNLHLGVFCTGPAIRKTRSNLFSEIIGTFVLVLLVLYIAGPSFAASNIKGAVIGLGSIGALPVALVVMGIGISLGGTTGYAINPARDLGPRIAYAVLPFHEKRDADWGYSWIPVIGPILGAIIAAVIFLQL
- a CDS encoding 1-acyl-sn-glycerol-3-phosphate acyltransferase gives rise to the protein MQFEKKFEDIRPYRDEEVAEVMKRLVKDPIFDKVLMNLYKEREYVERVKAALLKTNTINDFQTNFVVPYLNQIISESTDGVTIGGLEYIEPDQSYVFISNHRDIILDAALMNIEIKRVGLNTTEIAIGSNLLIYQWIIDMFKLNRAFVVARNTTLKQRQHESQRLSEYIRYLAKHRGDSVWISQREGRTKDGNDQTQVSVLKMLNMSNQADFDAGFRELNLVPLSISYEIEPCGNEKVAELLKRQSDATFTKTERDDLWSMVSGLKNQKGRIHLQFGKPVAELLEDIAKAENVNQSLNELAEYIDSEIYRNYKLWPNNYIAYDIFYKTKKYSDMYTVEELEKFNKLIHERLELVNEVREEAKMLWLSLYAAPVFNYENCKCHRK
- the lysA gene encoding diaminopimelate decarboxylase, producing MIDNRFIEKFKALETPFYFYDFDLLRRTLDEVKQESTKYGYIVHYAMKANANDALLGVIRDAGMGADCVSGNEVTKAIEIGIPREKVAFAGVGKSDKEIRTALKNDIFSFNCESIPEIEVIDELAGEVGKVAPVAVRINPDVDPQTHEYITTGLKDNKFGINHWDFDEVGRRLRSLKNIRLTGIHFHIGSQITDISVFGQLSLKVNKIQEWFVENGFHLQHINMGGGLGINYENPEKEPIPDFKSYFKAFHDNLELQPGQQLHFELGRSLVAQCGHLISRVLYVKQGLETQFMILDAGMTELIRPALYKANHKATNLASSGELVKYDVVGPVCESSDTFSRGTFLPHSKRGDLVALHSAGAYGESMASTYNMRDMVKSYNSDELS
- a CDS encoding DeoR/GlpR family DNA-binding transcription regulator, translating into MAISIAERHQYILKKLNENGFVNVMDLSKELEVSFVTIRKDLKALEERNLLFRTHGSATLINPYINEKPVNEKEKIHANEKQKIAKAAITLINNLDTIIIASGTTVIEFARQILNLQYDLTVLSASLDASLILGHYSQIEIIQLGGNIRKSSSSVIGPFAEKMLSEFSCNKLFMGVDGIDLSHGFTTTSAMEASLNQKMITAAQKIIVLADSSKFGRRGFGRICGLDKVDIVITDKSADEKFKKGLEDQGIQVLAV
- a CDS encoding glycerol-3-phosphate dehydrogenase/oxidase, with protein sequence MKRNEMIEALHKNHKDYDFIVVGGGATGIGIALEASARGYTVALFEQSDFTKSTSSKSTKLVHGGVRYLAQGDVALVREACIERGLLRKNAPHLVKNQSFIIPTAGLWDEIQYTIGLILYDLMAGSLSLGRSTRISKKKALKRISTFNPVKLTAGVVYHDGQFDDSRLAINSLQTAVEHGAVVLNYTTVTGLTKDQDGNLNGVEVRDEETLDTFKVSGKNIINATGVFADDILQMDKPGSRKTVVPSQGVHLMLDRSFLPGNDAIMIPKTDDGRVLFAVPWHGKIVVGTTDTPLKEASLEPKALDKEIDFILNTAGRYLVKAPKRSDVLSVFAGLRPLAAPKKEGSKTKEISRSHKIFVSESGLLTIIGGKWTTYRKMGEDLVDRAEKEKKWKHIGTKTRYLKIHGYKKDIDLNDPLYFYGTDKDGVMSIAASDEALSQPLSRKLDVLKAQVVWSIRNEMVCNIEDFLARRIRAQLLDARESLKIAPEVARIMAREMGKTEEWQKDQIKSYQKTTENYILN
- the glpK gene encoding glycerol kinase GlpK, with protein sequence METYILALDQGTTSSRAILFNHNGEIKSSAQKEFAQIFPETGWVEHDPMEIWSSQVSVAAEAMSKLGINGKAVSGIGITNQRETTIVWDRKTGAAVYNAIVWQDRRTSKFCDELKEKGLTDMIREKTGLIPDAYFSGTKVKWILDNVDGVREKAEKGELAFGTVDSWLVWNLTEGRTHITDVTNASRTMLFNINTLEWDEELLELLNIPKSMLPEVKSSSEIYDYSNTTFFAHKVPIAGIAGDQQAAMFGQMCIEEGMVKNTYGTGCFILLNTGDKPFYSKNKLVTTIAWKINGKVTYALEGSIFIGGAVVQWLRDGLRIINTSSDVEALAKTVEDNGDVFFVPAFTGMGAPHWDQYARGTMVGISRGTNRGHIARAALEGIAFQTLDVLEAMRKDTAMDYTEIRVDGGASNNNLLMQFQSDILDKPVERPMITETTALGAAYLAGLATGFWENVDEIKQQWQIDKRFTPEMDKVKAEKQIAKWKDAVSRAKSWVC
- a CDS encoding aspartate kinase, with protein sequence MKVLKFGGTSVGSVENMRAVMKIIADGDRKVVVLSAMSGTTNTLVEISDYLYKRNKEAALGVISGLEKKYYNVVYDLFGKNENKEKGKKILETHFEKLKSFTLGDFNEVGERTILAQGELLSTNLFTILMQENGYNACCLPALDFMKIDKDKSPDTTYIRTHLAELMENSPKADYYITQGFICRNPEGEIDNLQRGGSDYSASLIGAAIKSEEVQIWTDIDGFHNNDPRFVENTHRVDFLSFNEAAELAYFGAKILHPQTIHPAMINNIPVRLKNTMAPESQGTLITAESSGPGIKAVAAKDGITAIKIRSGRMLNAYGFLKNVFEIFEFFKTPIDMITTSEVAVSLTIDNDHHLHEILKELREYGEVIVDEKQTIVCIVGDIVAGEKGYAARVFKALEGISVRMISYGGSRHNISVLVNTRDKQATLEALSDKVLNV